From a single Paraburkholderia sp. FT54 genomic region:
- the gudD gene encoding glucarate dehydratase: MSTKPTESNATPVVTELRVVPVAGRDSMLLNLSGAHGPFFTRNIVILRDSAGHTGVGEVPGGESIRKTIDDARPLVVGQSIGNLQAVLNKARTQFADRDAGGRGLQTFDLRTTIHAVTALEAALLDLLGQHLGVPVAALLGEGQQRDEVEMLGYLFYIGERKKTDLEYASGADGRDDWERVRTEEAMTPEAIVRLAEAAQARYGFNDFKLKGGVLAGDAEIEAVTALAERFPKARVTLDPNGAWSLAEAVRLCRDKHDVLAYAEDPCGAENGYSGREVMAEFRRATGLPTATNMIATDWRQMGHAIQLQSVDIPLADPHFWTMQGSVRVAQMCNDWGLTWGSHSNNHFDISLAMFTHVAAAAPGKITAIDTHWIWQDGQRLTREPLRIVGGKVKVPQAAGLGIELDMDEIEKAHALYQQHGLGARDDGVAMQYLIPNWKFDNKRPCLVR, from the coding sequence ATGTCCACGAAACCTACCGAATCGAACGCTACGCCGGTCGTCACTGAACTGCGCGTCGTGCCTGTCGCCGGCCGCGACAGCATGTTGCTCAATCTGAGCGGCGCGCATGGCCCGTTCTTCACGCGCAATATCGTCATTCTGCGCGACAGCGCGGGACACACCGGCGTCGGTGAAGTGCCGGGCGGCGAGAGCATCCGCAAGACCATCGACGACGCGCGTCCGCTCGTCGTCGGCCAGTCGATCGGCAATCTGCAAGCGGTCCTGAACAAGGCGCGCACGCAATTCGCCGATCGCGACGCCGGCGGCCGCGGTTTGCAGACCTTCGATCTGCGCACCACCATTCACGCGGTGACCGCGCTCGAAGCCGCGTTGCTCGATCTGCTCGGCCAGCATCTGGGCGTTCCCGTCGCCGCGCTGCTCGGCGAAGGCCAGCAACGCGACGAAGTGGAAATGCTCGGCTATCTGTTCTACATCGGCGAGCGCAAGAAAACCGATCTGGAATACGCGAGCGGCGCCGATGGCCGCGACGACTGGGAGCGCGTGCGCACCGAAGAAGCCATGACGCCGGAAGCAATCGTGCGGTTGGCCGAAGCCGCGCAGGCACGCTACGGCTTCAACGACTTCAAGCTGAAGGGCGGTGTACTTGCCGGCGACGCCGAAATCGAAGCCGTCACCGCGCTCGCCGAACGTTTCCCGAAGGCCCGCGTCACGCTCGACCCGAACGGCGCCTGGTCACTGGCGGAGGCGGTGCGCCTGTGCCGCGACAAGCACGACGTGCTGGCCTACGCGGAAGATCCGTGCGGCGCCGAAAACGGTTATTCGGGCCGCGAGGTGATGGCCGAGTTCCGCCGCGCGACCGGCTTGCCGACGGCGACCAACATGATCGCCACCGACTGGCGCCAGATGGGTCACGCGATCCAGTTGCAGTCCGTGGATATTCCGCTGGCCGATCCGCACTTCTGGACCATGCAGGGCTCGGTGCGCGTCGCGCAGATGTGCAATGACTGGGGCCTCACGTGGGGTTCGCACTCGAACAATCACTTCGACATTTCGCTTGCGATGTTCACGCACGTGGCGGCCGCCGCGCCCGGCAAGATCACGGCGATCGACACGCACTGGATCTGGCAGGACGGCCAGCGTCTGACGCGCGAGCCGCTGCGGATCGTCGGCGGCAAGGTCAAGGTGCCGCAGGCCGCGGGGCTCGGTATCGAACTCGATATGGATGAGATCGAGAAGGCGCACGCGTTGTATCAGCAGCACGGCCTGGGCGCGCGCGACGACGGTGTGGCCATGCAATACCTGATTCCGAACTGGAAGTTCGATAACAAGCGCCCGTGTCTGGTGCGCTGA
- the kdgD gene encoding 5-dehydro-4-deoxyglucarate dehydratase has protein sequence MTSPQELKAIVSEGLLSFPVTDFDAHGDFRAGTYAKRLEWLAPYGATALFAAGGTGEFFSLTRSDYTNVIRTATETCRGKVPILAGAGGPTRVAIEYAQEAERLGANGVLLMPHYLTEASQEGIAAHVEQVCKSVPNIGVIVYNRANSRLNADMLERLADRCPNLIGFKDGVGEIEAMVTIRRRLGDRFSYLGGLPTAEVYAAAYRALGVPVYSSAVFNFIPKTALEFYRAVAADDHVTQARLLDEFFLPYLAIRNRRAGYAVSIVKAGAKLVGHDAGPVRAPLTDLTDEELAQLDALIRKLGAQ, from the coding sequence ATGACTTCACCTCAAGAACTCAAAGCCATCGTTTCCGAAGGGCTGCTGTCCTTTCCCGTGACCGACTTCGACGCGCACGGCGATTTTCGCGCCGGTACTTATGCTAAACGTCTCGAATGGCTGGCGCCCTACGGCGCGACCGCGCTGTTTGCCGCAGGCGGCACGGGTGAATTCTTTTCGCTGACCAGAAGCGACTACACGAACGTGATCCGCACGGCGACCGAGACCTGCCGAGGCAAGGTGCCGATTCTCGCGGGCGCGGGCGGCCCGACGCGCGTGGCGATCGAGTATGCGCAGGAAGCCGAGCGGCTCGGCGCAAACGGCGTGCTGCTGATGCCGCATTATCTGACCGAGGCGTCGCAGGAAGGCATTGCGGCGCACGTGGAGCAGGTGTGCAAGTCGGTGCCGAACATCGGCGTGATCGTCTACAACCGGGCGAATTCCAGGCTGAACGCGGACATGCTCGAACGTCTCGCGGACCGCTGCCCGAACCTGATCGGCTTCAAGGATGGCGTGGGTGAAATCGAAGCGATGGTGACGATTCGCCGCCGCCTCGGCGACCGCTTCTCGTATCTCGGCGGACTGCCGACCGCGGAGGTCTACGCAGCGGCTTATAGGGCGCTGGGTGTGCCGGTGTATTCGTCGGCGGTGTTCAACTTCATTCCGAAGACGGCGCTGGAGTTCTATCGCGCGGTCGCCGCCGATGATCATGTAACGCAAGCGAGGCTGCTCGACGAATTCTTCCTGCCGTATCTGGCGATCCGGAATCGCCGTGCGGGTTACGCGGTGAGCATCGTGAAGGCGGGCGCGAAACTGGTGGGTCACGACGCCGGTCCGGTACGCGCGCCGCTGACCGATCTGACCGACGAAGAGTTGGCACAACTCGATGCACTGATCAGGAAGCTCGGCGCGCAATAA
- a CDS encoding MFS transporter, which produces MLGIGLVNMLVALDQTVVSTALPSIVAELHGFEYYAWIASAYLLASVVTVPVFGRLGDYFGRKRFVIAAVITFTVASVLCGAANDMLFLVIARGLQGVGGGMMVGTAFASIPDLFPDPRARVRWQVVMAAAYGIGTAGGPSLGGWMSEHWGWRSTFLINLPVGAAALYFIWAHLPSFRRPHEGDVKIDWLGAALVAAVLGGLQAFIEAVPKNGLTAGNLMLAACVVVGAIALLICEKRATHPIIPLDLFKDPQLVTLFTLGMLSGFVMFSLIFFAPLLLQGGFGLSPQQAGLLATPIAACIALGSLVNTRIVIHMKKPTQTLSIGFALLLIASIALAFANPDTPHLWIELPMGAVGIGLGFILNNLNVFGQEIAGRERFGITTALLQSTRMVGGMLGTSIVATVVQHHYRDVVTRTMSVLGEPVASQWRPRFVDLRILIDEASRLKLIADMKPSGLDTLALIDTARNALVQSIHIGVWLTAVAALAAALLVQRISHVVFHKG; this is translated from the coding sequence ATGCTCGGCATCGGCCTCGTCAATATGCTGGTCGCACTCGACCAGACGGTCGTCAGCACCGCGCTGCCTTCCATCGTCGCCGAATTGCATGGTTTCGAGTACTACGCGTGGATCGCCAGCGCGTATCTGCTGGCTTCCGTGGTGACGGTGCCGGTGTTCGGGCGGCTCGGCGACTACTTCGGCCGCAAGCGTTTCGTGATTGCCGCGGTCATCACGTTCACGGTGGCGTCGGTGCTCTGCGGCGCCGCCAACGACATGCTGTTTCTCGTGATCGCGCGCGGCTTGCAAGGCGTCGGCGGCGGGATGATGGTCGGCACGGCGTTCGCGTCGATTCCCGATCTGTTTCCCGATCCGCGCGCGCGGGTGCGCTGGCAAGTGGTGATGGCGGCCGCGTACGGCATCGGCACCGCGGGCGGACCCTCGCTCGGCGGCTGGATGAGCGAACACTGGGGCTGGCGCTCGACCTTCCTGATCAACTTGCCGGTTGGCGCGGCAGCGCTCTATTTCATCTGGGCGCATCTGCCGAGCTTCCGGCGTCCGCATGAAGGCGACGTGAAGATCGACTGGCTCGGCGCGGCGCTGGTCGCGGCCGTGCTCGGCGGTCTGCAGGCTTTCATCGAAGCAGTGCCGAAAAACGGCCTGACCGCCGGCAATCTCATGCTGGCCGCCTGCGTGGTCGTGGGCGCGATTGCACTGCTGATCTGCGAGAAGCGCGCCACGCATCCGATCATTCCGCTCGACCTGTTCAAGGACCCGCAACTCGTCACGCTGTTCACGCTCGGCATGCTGTCGGGCTTCGTGATGTTCTCACTGATCTTCTTCGCGCCGCTGCTGCTGCAAGGCGGCTTCGGACTGTCGCCGCAACAGGCCGGGCTGCTCGCCACGCCGATCGCCGCCTGTATCGCGCTGGGCAGTCTGGTGAATACGCGCATCGTGATTCACATGAAGAAGCCCACGCAGACTCTGTCGATCGGCTTCGCACTGCTGCTCATCGCGTCCATTGCGCTGGCGTTTGCGAATCCGGACACGCCGCACCTGTGGATCGAATTGCCGATGGGCGCAGTCGGCATCGGCCTCGGTTTCATCCTCAACAATCTGAATGTGTTCGGCCAGGAGATTGCCGGGCGCGAACGCTTCGGCATCACGACGGCATTGCTGCAATCCACGCGCATGGTGGGCGGGATGCTGGGCACGAGCATTGTCGCGACCGTGGTGCAGCACCATTACCGCGATGTGGTCACGCGCACGATGAGCGTGCTCGGCGAGCCGGTCGCGTCGCAATGGCGGCCGCGCTTCGTCGACCTGCGCATTCTGATCGATGAAGCGTCGCGTCTGAAGCTGATCGCGGATATGAAGCCGTCAGGGCTCGATACGCTCGCCTTGATCGACACGGCGCGCAATGCGCTGGTGCAGTCGATTCATATCGGCGTGTGGCTGACCGCGGTCGCGGCGCTGGCGGCCGCGCTGCTGGTGCAGCGGATTTCGCACGTGGTGTTTCACAAGGGCTGA
- a CDS encoding type II 3-dehydroquinate dehydratase encodes MTELVYVLNGSNLNMLGKREPHLYGTTTLAQIQQQVEALATRLELTCEFRQTNSEATMVDWLQEAFERDAAVIINPAGFSFASVPVFDAVKLIERPLIELHITNIHKRDETYRHSLISRAATGVICGLGANGYLVALQAMAMALGKSPSFG; translated from the coding sequence ATGACTGAACTCGTATACGTACTGAATGGCTCGAACCTGAACATGCTCGGCAAGCGTGAGCCGCATCTGTATGGGACGACCACGCTGGCGCAAATCCAGCAGCAGGTGGAAGCGCTCGCGACCCGACTCGAACTCACATGCGAGTTCCGCCAGACCAACAGCGAGGCCACCATGGTCGACTGGCTGCAGGAAGCGTTCGAGCGTGACGCCGCGGTGATCATCAATCCGGCGGGCTTTTCGTTCGCGTCGGTGCCGGTCTTCGACGCGGTGAAGCTGATCGAGCGACCGTTGATCGAGCTGCACATCACCAACATCCACAAGCGCGATGAAACCTATCGCCACTCGCTGATCTCGCGCGCGGCGACCGGCGTGATCTGCGGACTCGGCGCCAATGGCTATCTCGTCGCGCTGCAAGCGATGGCGATGGCGCTCGGCAAAAGTCCGAGCTTCGGCTAA
- a CDS encoding MFS transporter, with the protein MIQETQQGTHAAMRTRAVTAAAVGTALEWFDFTLYGALAATVLPKLFFPSMDSTSALLASLATFGVGLAARPLGAIICGHLGDKLGRRNLMLGTVTVMGLASMLMGLLPTYASIGVWAPVLLVLLRILQGFALGGESTGAQLMAIEHASADRRGKYSGLLGLCSPLSQIMANGVLLLLSSTMSAQAFDSYGWRIPFILSFILVIVGVYIRLRVSETPAFVALRKTEVVHVGSPLRDALRLHWRTVLRWMLFFCGPAAIFYLIVVFSLSYITKTLAIPKQTGFLLLMGANVCAIVGALAGGMLSDRIGRKKALAIGSTATLLMLFVYFQILDTKNFVPMLAAMGFFLGFTQFQSGIQPVAFAEAFPTNVRYSGSALAYTGANLVAGGPMPVLAVWLFAVCNGSPWGVVAVCVVFNVISLVMILTARETLGIDMNRTDSTAAVTGEANFASAGVGNSHRT; encoded by the coding sequence ATGATTCAGGAAACGCAACAAGGCACGCATGCCGCGATGCGCACGCGAGCGGTCACGGCGGCGGCCGTCGGCACCGCGCTCGAGTGGTTCGACTTCACGCTTTACGGCGCATTGGCCGCCACGGTTTTGCCCAAACTGTTTTTCCCCTCGATGGACTCGACGTCCGCCCTGCTCGCCTCGCTCGCGACCTTCGGCGTGGGGCTCGCCGCGCGGCCGCTTGGCGCGATCATCTGCGGCCATTTGGGCGACAAACTCGGGCGGCGCAACCTCATGCTCGGCACCGTCACGGTGATGGGCCTCGCCTCGATGCTGATGGGTCTGCTGCCGACCTACGCGAGCATTGGCGTATGGGCGCCGGTCCTGCTGGTGCTGCTGCGCATTCTGCAAGGCTTCGCGCTGGGCGGCGAGTCGACCGGCGCGCAGCTGATGGCAATCGAACACGCCAGCGCCGACCGACGCGGCAAGTACTCCGGGCTGCTGGGCCTGTGCTCGCCGCTGAGTCAGATCATGGCCAACGGCGTGCTGCTTCTGCTGTCGTCCACGATGTCGGCGCAGGCATTCGACTCGTACGGCTGGCGTATCCCTTTCATACTGAGCTTCATTCTCGTGATCGTCGGCGTGTATATACGCTTGCGAGTCAGCGAAACGCCCGCCTTCGTCGCACTGCGTAAAACGGAAGTCGTGCACGTGGGCAGCCCGCTGCGCGATGCACTGCGCCTGCACTGGAGAACCGTTCTGCGCTGGATGCTGTTCTTCTGCGGACCCGCGGCGATCTTCTATCTGATCGTGGTGTTCTCGCTCAGCTACATCACGAAGACGCTCGCCATCCCCAAGCAAACCGGCTTTCTGCTGCTGATGGGCGCCAATGTCTGCGCGATCGTCGGTGCGCTCGCCGGCGGCATGCTGAGCGACAGGATCGGCCGCAAGAAGGCGCTCGCGATCGGCTCGACCGCGACCTTGCTGATGCTCTTCGTGTACTTCCAGATTCTCGACACCAAAAACTTTGTACCGATGCTCGCGGCGATGGGCTTCTTCCTCGGCTTCACGCAGTTTCAAAGCGGCATTCAGCCGGTCGCGTTCGCCGAAGCGTTCCCGACCAATGTGCGCTACTCCGGCTCCGCGCTCGCTTACACCGGCGCGAACCTGGTGGCGGGCGGCCCGATGCCGGTGCTGGCCGTGTGGCTCTTTGCCGTGTGCAACGGCTCGCCGTGGGGCGTCGTCGCCGTGTGCGTGGTCTTCAACGTGATTTCGCTGGTGATGATCCTGACGGCACGCGAAACCCTCGGCATCGACATGAACCGCACCGACTCGACGGCGGCCGTCACGGGTGAGGCGAACTTCGCGTCTGCGGGCGTGGGCAACAGCCATCGCACGTAA
- a CDS encoding IclR family transcriptional regulator, with translation MPGVTERTLAVLEFLATQMEGTPLAMIADELDIPRSACHRLLVDLKQCGYVRQLREHGDYVLTTKLVGLGLGFLATSGIVDIAQTMLDRLAETSGELVRLAIVDGDRLTWVAKAQGALKGLRYDPDMGMDTILSCSATGHAWMMTMTDERALELVSRQGFGQPKQYGPNAPTTISGLLKFVHAARERGYATINEVFAPGMTAMAAPVQRRGYPAMGVISIAGPLVRLDEKRMASLGSTLLAAASELAAASHASPLFNRGR, from the coding sequence ATGCCCGGCGTCACGGAGCGCACCCTCGCGGTACTCGAATTTCTCGCCACGCAAATGGAGGGAACGCCGCTCGCGATGATCGCGGATGAGCTCGATATTCCGCGCAGCGCATGCCATCGCCTGCTCGTCGATCTGAAGCAATGCGGTTATGTGCGGCAGTTGCGGGAGCATGGCGATTACGTGCTCACCACCAAGCTCGTCGGCTTGGGGCTGGGTTTTCTTGCGACGTCCGGCATCGTCGACATTGCGCAGACCATGCTCGACCGGCTCGCCGAGACATCCGGCGAACTGGTGCGGCTGGCGATCGTGGACGGTGACCGGCTGACGTGGGTCGCCAAGGCGCAGGGCGCGCTGAAGGGTTTGCGCTACGACCCGGATATGGGCATGGACACGATTCTCTCGTGCAGCGCCACGGGCCACGCATGGATGATGACCATGACCGACGAACGCGCGCTCGAACTCGTATCGCGCCAAGGTTTCGGTCAACCGAAGCAATACGGTCCCAACGCGCCGACCACGATCAGCGGACTGCTGAAGTTCGTGCACGCCGCGCGTGAACGAGGCTACGCGACGATCAACGAAGTCTTTGCCCCCGGCATGACGGCAATGGCCGCGCCCGTGCAGCGGCGCGGCTATCCCGCCATGGGCGTGATCAGCATTGCCGGGCCGCTCGTGCGGCTCGACGAAAAACGCATGGCGAGTCTCGGCTCGACACTGCTCGCGGCCGCTTCGGAACTCGCCGCCGCGAGCCACGCGTCACCGCTGTTCAATCGAGGCCGCTAG
- a CDS encoding SDR family oxidoreductase, with product MEKRALIIGASGIVGGNLADQLLSNGWHVAGLSRGRTAVSPAIESITADLQSADSVSEALAGKAFSHLFLTAWSRQATEKDNIRVNGAMVRHVMDAVGPSGTLEHAALVTGLKHYLGPFEAYATGAVPITPFREEQGRQPVDNFYYEQEDRLFDAAQRYDFNWSVHRPHTIIGFALGNAMNMGVTLAVYATLCKQTGQPFIFPGSEAQWNSLTDMTDARLLARHLEWAATSKNARNEDFNVVNGDVFRWKWMWSQIAGYFGVEAVPFDGEARPLEGRMQNASNAWSDIAARFDLKEADVGKLVSWWHTDADLGRPMEVLTDMTKSRQAGFLDYQSTPDAFFELFDRLKAERIIPSDTRTRLAASIEQR from the coding sequence ATGGAAAAACGAGCACTCATCATCGGCGCAAGCGGCATTGTCGGCGGCAATCTTGCGGACCAGTTGCTTTCGAATGGCTGGCATGTCGCCGGACTTTCGCGCGGACGCACAGCGGTGTCGCCGGCCATCGAATCGATTACGGCCGACCTGCAATCGGCCGACTCCGTCAGCGAGGCACTGGCCGGCAAAGCATTCAGTCACCTGTTCCTCACCGCGTGGTCGCGCCAGGCCACGGAGAAAGACAACATTCGCGTGAACGGCGCGATGGTGCGTCACGTGATGGACGCCGTGGGTCCATCAGGCACGCTCGAACATGCCGCGCTCGTGACAGGACTCAAGCATTACCTCGGCCCGTTCGAAGCGTATGCAACCGGCGCGGTGCCCATCACACCGTTTCGCGAAGAGCAAGGCCGCCAACCCGTCGACAACTTTTACTACGAGCAGGAAGACCGTTTATTCGACGCCGCGCAGCGCTACGATTTCAATTGGAGCGTGCATCGCCCGCACACGATCATCGGCTTCGCGCTCGGCAACGCAATGAACATGGGCGTGACGCTCGCCGTCTACGCGACGCTGTGCAAGCAGACCGGCCAGCCATTCATCTTCCCCGGCTCTGAGGCGCAATGGAACAGCCTCACCGACATGACCGACGCGCGCCTGCTCGCGCGCCATCTCGAGTGGGCCGCCACGTCCAAAAACGCGCGCAATGAAGACTTCAACGTGGTCAACGGCGACGTGTTTCGCTGGAAATGGATGTGGTCGCAAATCGCCGGCTACTTCGGTGTCGAAGCGGTACCGTTCGATGGCGAAGCACGTCCGCTGGAAGGCCGCATGCAGAATGCGAGCAACGCATGGTCCGATATCGCCGCGCGCTTCGATCTGAAGGAGGCCGACGTCGGCAAGCTCGTCTCGTGGTGGCACACGGACGCGGACCTCGGCCGTCCGATGGAAGTACTCACGGACATGACCAAGAGCCGCCAGGCAGGCTTCCTCGATTATCAAAGCACGCCCGACGCCTTCTTCGAACTTTTCGACCGGTTGAAGGCGGAACGCATCATTCCCAGTGATACGCGCACGCGGCTAGCGGCCTCGATTGAACAGCGGTGA
- a CDS encoding NmrA family NAD(P)-binding protein has protein sequence MAILVTGSTGVVGKQVLEHLSGSGAQVRALTRTPEKAQFPDGVTAVQGDLSEVDGLRRAMNGVSTLFLLAPNAPDELTQALQTLSVAREAGVKGVVYLSVFKGAEYVDVPHFTGKHTVERMIEHCDLPATVLRPAYFIQNDVRQKEPLHTHGVYGMPIGAKGISMVDVRDIGEAAARELLRRERAASRLPRETYELVGPDAITSETVVSIWAEALGRTVRYGGDDLDVLEQRLKAAAPGWLAYDMRLMMSRYQQDGAVASQAQIDRLATLLGRQPRSYRDFAMEMAAAWAKS, from the coding sequence ATGGCGATCCTCGTAACCGGCAGCACAGGCGTAGTCGGCAAGCAGGTTCTCGAGCATTTGAGCGGCAGCGGCGCGCAAGTCCGCGCGTTGACTCGCACGCCGGAAAAAGCGCAATTCCCGGATGGCGTCACCGCTGTCCAGGGCGACCTGTCCGAAGTGGACGGATTGCGCCGCGCGATGAACGGCGTCAGCACGCTGTTCTTGCTCGCACCCAATGCCCCGGACGAACTGACACAAGCGCTGCAGACCCTGAGCGTTGCGCGCGAAGCCGGTGTGAAAGGCGTGGTGTATCTATCGGTGTTCAAGGGCGCCGAGTATGTCGACGTGCCGCACTTCACCGGCAAGCATACGGTCGAGCGCATGATCGAACACTGCGATCTGCCGGCCACCGTGCTGCGTCCCGCGTATTTCATCCAGAACGATGTGCGCCAGAAAGAGCCATTGCACACGCACGGTGTGTACGGCATGCCGATCGGCGCCAAAGGTATTTCCATGGTCGATGTGCGCGATATCGGCGAGGCCGCCGCGCGCGAACTGCTGCGCCGGGAGCGTGCCGCAAGCCGCCTGCCGCGCGAAACGTATGAACTGGTCGGCCCTGACGCGATCACGTCGGAAACCGTGGTGTCGATTTGGGCCGAAGCGCTGGGACGCACGGTGCGCTACGGCGGCGATGACCTCGATGTGCTGGAACAGCGTCTGAAGGCGGCCGCACCAGGCTGGCTCGCTTACGACATGCGTCTGATGATGAGTCGCTATCAGCAGGACGGCGCGGTGGCATCGCAAGCGCAAATCGATCGCCTCGCGACGTTGCTCGGCCGGCAGCCGCGATCCTATCGGGACTTCGCGATGGAGATGGCGGCGGCCTGGGCGAAGAGTTGA
- a CDS encoding LysR substrate-binding domain-containing protein, which produces MDLTSLADFNAVALHGGFGPASRALDRPKATLSRRVAELEESLGVRLIERGSRILRLTEEGLVLHERTRGLMAEIQEAGEAVASRAPVPRGRLRISAPVVFAHVVLVRIATRFALAYPQVELEVIAEDRVVDPVEDGYDLVIRIDPPRDEQLVGRRILGDERLVVAAPTVSIPSGPAGEAGSLALAVPAVVLAAASTDAIWSVRTEDGLRALAPVPVLRLSSLLMVRDAVLDGVGAARLPRLLVEQDVAAGRLVCWGAEDGPPVEIWALYHSRRLLSAKVRAFMDLLQDLAGREGKLG; this is translated from the coding sequence ATGGATTTGACATCGCTTGCCGATTTCAATGCCGTTGCGCTGCACGGCGGCTTCGGCCCGGCCAGCCGGGCGCTCGACCGCCCCAAGGCCACGCTGTCGCGACGCGTGGCGGAACTGGAGGAATCGCTTGGCGTGCGGTTGATCGAGCGGGGTTCGCGCATCTTGCGGCTAACGGAAGAAGGTCTCGTGCTGCACGAGCGCACGCGGGGGCTGATGGCGGAGATTCAGGAGGCAGGTGAAGCAGTGGCGTCGCGCGCGCCGGTGCCGCGCGGGCGATTGCGGATCAGCGCGCCGGTCGTGTTCGCGCACGTGGTGCTGGTTCGGATCGCGACGCGTTTTGCGTTGGCCTATCCGCAGGTCGAACTCGAGGTGATTGCGGAGGACCGCGTCGTCGATCCGGTGGAGGACGGCTATGACCTGGTCATCCGCATCGATCCGCCGCGTGACGAGCAGCTCGTCGGGCGGCGCATTCTCGGCGACGAACGGCTCGTGGTGGCGGCGCCCACAGTGTCGATACCGTCTGGGCCTGCCGGTGAGGCTGGCTCGTTGGCGTTGGCGGTGCCCGCGGTCGTGCTGGCTGCGGCATCGACGGACGCGATCTGGAGCGTGCGCACGGAAGATGGCCTGAGAGCGCTCGCGCCGGTGCCGGTGCTGCGGCTCTCATCGCTGCTGATGGTGCGCGACGCCGTGCTCGACGGGGTGGGCGCGGCGCGCTTGCCCCGGTTGCTGGTCGAGCAGGATGTGGCGGCGGGACGGCTCGTTTGCTGGGGAGCGGAGGATGGGCCGCCGGTTGAGATCTGGGCGCTCTATCATTCGCGGCGTCTGTTGAGCGCCAAGGTGCGGGCGTTCATGGATCTGTTGCAGGACTTGGCGGGGCGGGAGGGGAAGCTGGGTTGA
- a CDS encoding DUF5074 domain-containing protein — translation MKQSAAEIINEYGPFPGIDRVHGVTYDGQHVWFATGDALNALDPESGKTVRSLDVAAHAGTAFDGEHLFQIAEDRIQKIDPRTGDVLATIPAPGGGGDSGLAWAEGTLWVGQYRERKIHQVDPQTGAILRTIESNRFVTGVTWVDGELWHGTWEGDQSELRRIDPRNGEVRERLEMPSGVSVSGLESDGGDRFFCGGGSSGKVRAVRRPK, via the coding sequence ATGAAACAATCGGCCGCCGAAATCATCAACGAGTACGGGCCCTTTCCGGGGATAGACCGGGTGCATGGCGTCACCTACGACGGCCAGCACGTCTGGTTCGCGACCGGCGACGCGTTGAACGCGCTCGATCCGGAAAGCGGCAAAACGGTCCGCTCGCTCGACGTCGCTGCGCACGCGGGAACTGCCTTCGACGGCGAGCACCTGTTCCAGATCGCCGAAGACCGTATCCAGAAGATCGACCCCAGGACCGGCGATGTGCTCGCCACGATTCCCGCGCCGGGCGGCGGCGGTGACTCCGGGCTCGCATGGGCCGAAGGGACACTGTGGGTCGGGCAGTATCGGGAGCGCAAGATCCATCAAGTCGATCCGCAGACGGGCGCGATTCTTCGCACCATCGAGTCCAATCGGTTCGTGACCGGCGTCACGTGGGTCGACGGCGAACTCTGGCACGGCACGTGGGAAGGCGATCAAAGTGAATTGCGGCGAATCGATCCGCGCAACGGTGAGGTTCGGGAGCGGCTGGAGATGCCGTCCGGCGTCAGCGTGTCGGGACTTGAATCCGATGGCGGCGACCGGTTCTTTTGCGGCGGCGGGAGCAGCGGCAAGGTGCGGGCGGTGCGGCGGCCCAAGTGA